From Pelmatolapia mariae isolate MD_Pm_ZW linkage group LG22, Pm_UMD_F_2, whole genome shotgun sequence, a single genomic window includes:
- the LOC135932583 gene encoding fMet-Leu-Phe receptor-like: MADIWCRREKNTHLRTVRPIVSSINSATYNISKHLATILPPRVGNTPHHIKNSTDFTDKVQKFTLDSDKTMVSFDVVSLFTCIPTTEAVETVKKRLQEDSSLEDRNNFTPDLISTLLDLCLITTYFKYNEGFYRQKHGCAIGSLVSPIVASLYMEEVERKALGSLKGEHTMFPKASLLTHTLKPEDVQATTVGINSIVDNVTIILLMLTIVLGITGNFMVIWVAGFKLKLTVTNVWLVNLAIADLIFCFTRIFSLTRLFLSDHWPFGLFLCKFYGFFKYTNMFCSVFLLAVISLDRVLCIWQPVLTKRRRTLWTARVVAVCVWIAAILFSIPYFIHRQTYIDNNNLTKCSMNPKKMAEDHNSTKVALYSIRFLCGFIFPFMVILICYILAGVGIRRTRLVAKSRPLRILACLVIAFFLCWAPYHCLQLVRMINGDNAVLKIWFTVAQSIAFFNSCVNPLLYFCMGLKMKYGLKQGLMGVYTRALTDDTGGQIIQCTDQSLD; this comes from the exons atggcagacattTGGTGTCGTAGAGAGAAGAACACACACCTGAGGACAGTCAGACCCATTGTTagcagcataaactcagccacttacaaCATttcgaaacaccttgctaccatcctacCACCTCgtgtggggaacaccccacatcacatcaagaactccaccgacttcaccgacaaggtccagaaattTACCCTGGATTCAGAtaaaaccatggtgtcctttgatgtagtctctctcttcacttgcatacccaccacggaggcagtggagaccgTCAAAAAACgcctacaagaagacagctcttTGGAAGACAGAAACAACTTCACCCCCGATCTGATtagcacactgttagacctctgccttatcaccacatatttcaaatacaatgaGGGTTTCTACAggcaaaaacatggctgtgccattgGCTCCCTGGTGTCGCCTATTGTAGCCagcctttacatggaggaagtggaaagaaaggctcttggctctttaaagggaga gcACACAATGTTTCCCAAAGCCTCGCTGCTCACCCACACACTCAAACCTGAGGATGTCCAGGCAACTACTGTGGGCATCAATTCCATAGTGGACAATGTCACCATCATCCTCTTAATGCTCACCATTGTGCTCGGCATCACAGGGAACTTCATGGTGATCTGGGTGGCTGGCTTCAAACTTAag CTGACGGTCACCAATGTGTGGTTGGTGAATTTGGCGATAGCAGACCTGATCTTCTGCTTCACACGAATCTTCTCCCTCACTCGGTTGTTCTTGTCAGACCACTGGCCTTTTGGCCTCTTCCTCTGCAAGTTCTATGGCTTCTTCAAATACACCAACATGTTCTGCTCTGTCTTCCTGCTGGCTGTGATCAGTCTGGATCGAGTGCTCTGCATCTGGCAGCCAGTCCTCACAAAGCGCCGACGCACCCTGTGGACAGCGAGGGTGGTGGCAGTCTGCGTCTGGATTGCAGCTATCCTCTTCAGCATTCCCTACTTCATCCATCGACAAACTTACATAGACAACAACAACCTGACTAAATGTTCTATGAACCCAAAAAAGATGGCAGAGGACCACAACAGCACCAAAGTTGCTCTCTATTCCATCCGTTTCTTGTGTGGCTTCATATTTCCCTTCATGGTCATTCTCATCTGTTACATCCTGGCTGGTGTGGGCATCAGACGTACCCGTTTGGTGGCAAAGTCCCGGCCTCTGCGTATACTAGCATGTTTGGTCATTGCCTTCTTCCTGTGCTGGGCACCTTATCACTGCCTCCAACTTGTGAGAATGATCAATGGTGATAATGCTGTGCTGAAAATCTGGTTTACTGTAGCACAGAGCATTGCCTTCTTTAACAGCTGTGTGAACCCACTGCTTTACTTTTGCATGGGGCTAAAAATGAAGTATGGGCTTAAACAAGGTCTGATGGGAGTTTATACAAGGGCTCTGACGGATGATACAGGTGGCCAAATTATTCAGTGCACTGATCAGTCTTTGGATTAA